The Neospora caninum Liverpool complete genome, chromosome IV genome segment gcACTGAACGAAACACCGTAGGAGGCAGGGCGTCGCCGCGATTCGCGGTCAGGCAGACAGAACGTCTCGGAAAGCAGCGACGAAAAACACTAGAGaacgcgagcgggagaggcgacgacaGAACTTTGCCCAACGAAACACCAGCgctgaaggcgaagagccaCACAGCGGCGCACTCGCGCACTCagacacggagaagacgaaatcGAGATAAGCGttcgaagaaaacgagaagcggactaggaacagagagaagatagAGAAACGCGGCTCTCCTTGGAACTTTTCCTCAGGCACAGAGACCGCAGCCGCACAGGGTTCGACAGCACGAGACGGACGTGGAAGAGTGGATTTTCCGAAAAACGGATGACGCGATGTTCCTAGAGAACCGCTGGGAATGTGACCTTTCTTTCCGGCAAAGAAAATCACAGCACAAACGTACGTTTCCTCCCAAAACCGCGCCAAGTCTGTGCGCCACACAGCCGAAGAAAACACAAGTCTGGCGCCTTATATTCGGAGCGGAATTTTCTCGGGCGTCCTCTCGCCCCGACAGCACAGCCAGCCAGGCGACAGGGCACATGCGAGAGACGGGCTCAAGAAAGAGACCTTGTAGcaccgagagacaggcggcgcTCTGGGCTACCCGAGCGATTtcgacgagaggagaaaaccaCGTATTTTGTCTTGCTGAACGTTCTATAGGCTTTCTGAAGGAGTAATTGACGGCCGACATACGCCGACGCCTGAGTCTTGACACCTTTTCGGGGGCGGCAGAGAGTCGAGTGCTAGTCTTTTTACGCAGCGACCGAATACGCCACGATGTAAAAGTAGAAGTCTTTCTTGCCTCATACCGCCGCCCGTGCAGTCAAAACTGGAAAGAGCAAGCTTCGGTGTTCACGGAGTTCCGTCGCATCCCTGCACACCAGAAAAGCTGGTCCTCTCTCGGGTCGCACCGACACAAGCGCCTGCTATTCCGGACTGTTGCTCGTTGTGTACACGTTTCTTGCCGCATCGATGTGTACGCACCAAAtgatacacacatgtatgcatctgcgcatgcatacTTTTATAAAGCCAGAGCTGCCTTTCAGTCTGCGGGGGATAACGTACACGTGGCAGGGAGTTCCGTTCTTTGCGGTAAGCATATCTACCGATCTGTACTTGCATGTGCAGGTGTAAATCCCGCGCTTGCGAACTCCTCTGTTGCGGCGCCGTCGGGTCATGTTGCAAAGTTTCGAGAGCAACTCCTGGCTGGCAAGTCCGCTGACTGCAGTGACTGGTCGAGAACTTCCCAGTTTCTTTGACTTGTTTGCTGACcgttcccgccttctcgctgccgtCTTCACTTGACGCGACCGAACACAGTTTCAGTCACtcttgttctcgcctctcttgcaAATTTCGGGGGTGCTTCTTTCAAAATATCTCGAGAAAAAGCTCGCTTCAAGACTCTCAAACTGCAGCAGCAAAACTGTCTACATCTGTGCACCGGTGACCGCGCCGGCCGCACAGATCTCCAAGTGAGGAGATTCACACGGCATCCCACAGGCTCACAGGTGCGCGTTCGTGACTCTTTTTCATCACTGCTTACCTCTGAGTGCAGACGTGCAAAGCCGTCCGTTTATATACACGAATATCTCTGTTTATTCGACTGGAGTTGTACCAATACGAACACAGAAGATCGAATGTAGCGGTATGCTCCTGAATGTAACGGTACAACCTGTAAACACAGGACTCCTGGACTTGAACTAAGGAGTCAAGCTGTACACCAACTCTCGATACTGCTAATACCGCTGTAGAGGTATACGATATAACTCCTGCCCAGTGCAACATGTATTATGCCAGTCCAACGGTAGGAAAATCCTTGTCGGGTAATTATCGTCGTGCGTGAGACGTGGGACACGAAGGCAGAGCGCAGTCGCTCGAAAGAAGTTGTCAAAAAAAtaacagagaaaggcaagcgAAGTGAAACTGACCAGTTCAGAAAAAGGGCCAGACAgccactctctcttcccggcCGCTTTGAAGACGCACACCGGGAACACGTTTTGTTTCCCGTTGAAAAGAGGCACACGACAAAAATGCCCAGAAGCCTTTAAATAGCTATCCCTTGgtcctcgccgtccgcctcctcttcatttcttctttcttctccctccttccctccaTCCTCCTCGTCAAggcgttcccttctctgtgctttctttgccttgtcccctctccctccttccttccgcttctcgtcTGCCGTGCCCaactgcctttttcttctgtctcctgttctgAAACGCCACAAGCGTGGCCTGTTCCTGCGCTAGGGCCTGACTTGAACTTTTCGCCACGTTCGACGCTCCCCACTTCCTCCGTttggtctctcttttccgcctttcccttctaGCTGACAACCATGTCCTCTTTATCGCCGTTCTGCTTCGAGTGGGATGTGCCGAGCTCAGGTTCGTAAGCACGAAGGCGTTCAAGGAGGTGACCGTCGTATGTGCACTGGAGAAACTTGACATTGAAGTAGAGAGCAGAAAACAGTTCCAATTCCTCCAGATCCACCTGGCCCAACCTCTTCTCATGGTCCTACACCCAGCAGGCAACCACACACTCTAGACAAGAACTAGATGTATACAAGCGTGTACATAGATATTTACATGTGATTTTACAGGTGTCTTGTGTCAGCTTGTGAAGTTTGGTCacgacagcgagaaaagagcgggGCTTCGATCGCTCTTCAAATATTTGGACGATCAACGGCATGCAAAGAAGAACAGCTGTACATGTGGACGAACCACCTGCCGCCGCAAAATGcgcatatttatatatatatatatatatataagaaggtatatatgtatgtgtgtacaAGCGGATGCCTGAGTCCCGGCCTTCGCCCAAAGTGggcgtcgtcgtcgtcgtcgcgcATCCACATGCTTATAGAATGGCCAGCAGATGCATTAAGGCATAAAAGTtacgggagaaaagagaacaaggatCTGCACGGAGTGAAGCGAGAAGACTGGAGAAGCCCCCTGAGGGGCAAGGAGGAGCTAAAGAAGTTGTGAGCGGAGGTAAGAGCGTCGAGGCGCGAAcacgaaacggaaaggaaacgagaggctGACACCACGAGGACACGTAAACAGGTCCGCTTTCCTTTTATTCCAACAGGTTTCACACTCAGGACCGTCCCACGTCACGTCCTCTTCTCACAGAGCGTGTATAGAGCTGTCAAAGCCCAACAGAAACATGCTATCATACCTCAAGCACCTTGCGGAGAAATCGTTGCCGATGAAGACACTGGAGCTCGCTCtcccactgcatgcgcgccatGACCTTTTGAACTGCGGGATTCccgtttcccgttttctctgacTCCTCGGCGTTTTCGCATGCGCTTCCTTGGGCTCCCGAGggtggcgaggagacagactcTGGATGAGCACAGGCCTCTGCCGACGGCTCTGCTGGCGCGTCTGTAGAAGCTGAGGaagggaggggagaggaagagggaggcgcagagacagaagtaGACGAcggctgcggagacgcaggtGAGGGAGCGGGTTCCGTCTCCCCTGCAGGGACGCCGGTGGACTCCATGGTGCGAGCGAGGGCccagagggggagagaatggggaaggagagagaggagaggaagagtgaCGAGAAGAAGGTTGCTTGAAAAAAGCAAGAtgtgaagacgagaagaaaagaaagagaaaagacgagagacaagacgaggagggagagtAGTGACCGAGGAGCGGACCAATGAAGAGCAAGGGGAGAACGATCGGAGGCTGGCAAGCGAtgaggagcgaagaaagcgagaacggggaaagaaggagcAAAGAAGATGTCCCCCACAAGTTCAGAAGGTCAAAAACTAGCGGGACGACTGAGAGAAATCAAGAAAGATTCCAAAATGGAGTTCTACAGAAGTAAGGTACAAGGAAACAAAGGCTGTTCTTCTCACGCGTGACCCGGCGCCGGGGGAATGGACACAAACCCGGCTCACGGAGAGATAAGATCggttcttcgtttttctttttctctcttctaATTCTCCGTTAATCAGCAAGTCGAGCGTTTGATCTGGGGCTTTCGACGCCCATGGAGAAGCAGCGCCACTTGGAGCCGGCGCGTTAGGTTTGCCCGGCTCCCTCTGCGGATTTGTCGCCCTCTCGTCTGTTTTGGCTGTATCTCCCCGCTTCtacctctgtctctccctctctccctttcgtttctttccgtcccttTAAAACCTGGTGTGCtgcgctttcctcctcgccttcttcctcgccgcccgtcGGCggtccgccgtctccctctgtcttcgcgctgtctcgatctgcccgtgtctctctcttttcccgccctCTTTAACTcccggtctctctcttgctctctttttttgactctttctctttcttcactTCCACTTGGCCTGCGTCGTCCCTAGAAGAAAACTAAGCTGACTCGAGGATCGAGTGTGCGCCCGCCGTAGAACCTCGCAGAATGCAGTTTCGCTCACGGGCTGCCTCTTTGTGTTTCTCCCCACTTCGTCGAGTCCGAGACTCGAACgacttttccttctctccttctgtctcttccttctttgcgTCTTGGGCATCCTGTCTCTGCAAAGGAATGGCGTCTGTGCCCGTGTCTTCTTGCCTCCCGGGCGCACCTTCGGGTCTTGTCGACTGGACGCGGCACATGGGCGAAGATGACTCTACAGAGGTCTACCGCTTTGCGCAGTGGCCGATTGAAAGAAAAatcgttttcttctggagTCCCCTCTCCATCGCGTTCACGAATCTGAAGCCTGTTGTCCCAGGCCACGTTCTGCTCGTCCCCAAACGCGTTGTGCCGGTCAGTCTCTCAAAGAAAGCTACGCGCATAGATCGGGACAGAGAtcctgaagaagaagacacgcCTCCACTCgtcacacagagagaaaaaggtggacatgtgtatatacgtCGTGTTTGTGCGCGATGCCTCGATTTCGCCTTTCCCAACTCAGCTCCTCGCCTTGCTCACGACAGGGTAGAGTCACACTTCCTCGAGGCAAAACCAACACAACACAGGCTTACACAAACAAACACAAATTCTCGTTTTATACTCACAAGGGTCTGTAGGTTCACGTGCATGGATGTGAGGACGCGTCTGCATAGGCAGCAGTGTCCAGACcgatatataaatatacgaattatatatatatatatatatatatatatgtatgtaggCATCTACGTTTATGTCTATATTTATTGACTTGCGTAGAGGCAGATGAAGTAGAGAGGTGTGTAGGGTGGTTATTGTTTCGGATTTCCCGTTGGTGCTTTTTCTGTTCAGAACTTCCGCCACTTAACAGACGCAGAAGTAAAGGATTTGTTTGCGAGTGCCCGTCTCGTGGCTTCTCTCCTCACCTCAAAATATAAAGCAGATTCGTACGCAATCACGCTCCAAGACGGTCGCGATAGTGGACAAACTGTGTCTCACGTTCATCTGCACATCCTTCCTCGGTTCCAAGGCGACTTAGAACGTAAACCTGGCGTCGATCGAGAAGAACAAAAGTGAGAATTCAAACGCAAAGAAAAGTTTTAAAaccgagagacgcaaaaagaaACTTGCATCCTCAGCCGGCTGTTCGCCGTCAGCCGCGCTTGGTGCGTTGTgtgctgctctctctcgtaTGACTCCCTTTTTTCGCATGCCATTCTCCCTGTCTTTAGCGCTCGCAtcgttttccgcgtttctctctgttttgtgtTCAGACCACGAACACGGGACGATATGGcagacgaggcgacggccCTCCGCGAATGGATGGTGCACTTGAGCCGAAGCAAAACAGAAACGTACAGTTGAAGTgtcctctccacctctccgGTTCGCTCGCTTTCGAGTGTCCCTGCTTGTCCTTTTCTGGCTTCTTTTATCTTCCcgctttgtttttctcgctctgcgcAACCCGCGTTCTGACTCGTCGCCACAGTGAAGATGTGTTACCGCAAGGGACCGATTTGCCCCTTCATCGACTATGGTTTCGTTATCCAGTTtgtcgctctccgtctcggcagaggcgagacggaacAATTTTGTCGTGTACACGCTCCcccatataaatatatatatatatatatatatatatatgtatatatttgtaggAGCCTTGCTGAGGCAGACCGAGGACGAGATTCGTTTTACTCTTGGCTTCACGGGCAGAATGTGTTGTCTCTAAAATGTGACACAAAGACTGCTTTGTCCATTTAGGTGTACATAGAAGCATACGCTTGTGTGAAGAAATAGATGTGCAGCATTGTGCGGCGGTCTGAGAAAACCGTGGCGGAATTCGCTGTCTcggagcagaaggaagcagaccgccctcgtcgctttcgcgCTCCTATCCACACTAAAGCATATCCAGCGAAAGCTCGGATCGGCCCGTTTTGTAGTTGTTGGAATGCTTTTGCAAATGTAACTAGAAATACATGCTGTCTcctgagaaagaaacaagGGGACTTGCATAGTCACAAACATCTCCCTCGATTTGCAGCGCACCCCCGGCTTCCCTTGGCTACACAGCAACAATACCGAAGCCACCCCACGTCTCCGCGCGAAATTGCAAAGTCCCTAAAACAGGCATACTTTAAACGGCGGTGTTAGCTAGTGGAGCGATTGCGTAACACGACAAGGTagaaagagacgcgggaaaaggacgaaaacgtCGAGGTCAAAGACCAGGAAGATACGGGGACAAAACAGTGGAAGGAAAACAACAGGAGAAGGATAAAACAAAAGTTCCCGAAACTGAGTTTTCGTAGAGAAGCTAGGAAGACCGCCCAGATCCTCGCGGTTCCCGTTTCCCCCAGAAGGCAAGACACGAATACGAAAACGTCCGCATACTGACGACCGTGAAACATTTTCGGATCTCGACTCGCACACGGTTTCAACGCTTGAAAAAAGCGGCCTCCCTCCTTCgcggtctctcgcgccgctgcaCCAGTTTCCTGTcatcctcttccttgtctccctgcctcgcctAACGGGCCTTCATTCCGCCCGCGTcgtgcctctcgctcgtccctTCGACTGCGTTatcgttctttctctcttcgcgccttgTGCTGCATTCacggttttctcttttcatgctctcgctctctctttcaccGTTTCTCCGCTCCGTATGTCTCTATTTCTTGCCCTTGCTTCCATTCCTTCTGGCGACaaaagaacaaagagaacGGGCGGCTACAAAGCCGACAGAGATTGGACATCGTTCGTCGACTCTTTGTCTTCTATTCGTCGTTTactcttcatcgtcttctaTTCGTGGCGCCAAATAGAAAGACAGTGTGCTTCTCGAGTGCgggccttcgtcttcgtccatCTTGACATCGGCAATCCTGTCGGCGCCCTTTTTCTtggcgtctctttcccgaTCTGCCTGCAACTTGAGTCGGAACGAAATCTGCATGGGAAGGCCGTGGCTGCAGCCGATCTCAACGAAGTCTGCCAGCACTGCTCCCTTGAGGAACATGTTCAAATACCTCGCGGCAAATTCGTGCTCGGTCGAGTTGGTGCACACGAGGCTctgcaagagagaaaggcacaaCACAACTTGCGAGGCAATGACCAAAGAGCCTCAAGATGCGTGCACTCGCGCGAAGCCCAAAACCCCTGAAAAAACAGCCCCCTTCTCAGGCGGGGGACCGTCTCGGGGAAAACCCGACAGAAACGAACCACCCTGAAAACATTCCTACACTCGCTTCCCGACCCACACGCAGCACCGGACACACAGATCCACCTGCAGATGTTCCGATTGCCACATCACACTTTCAGATGCGCAGCAGATCTACGGCGTGCAGGTGCACAAATCCACGCAGTTCTGTTTGCGTGGGGGAGTTTTTGTAAAAAGttgcagagacgcgcctggCCGCTCAGCAGTCTCTATCAGATGACACGCATCCGAGAGTCCTCACACGCAGGAACGAAGacgggcagagagagggaagagaggcNNNNNNNNNNNNNNNNNNNNNNNNNNNNNNNNNNNNNNNNNNNNNNNNNNNNNNNNNNNNNNNNNNNNNNNNNNNNNNNNNNNNNNNNNNNNNNNNNNNNcgcctctcttcctctcctgtcgtctctcccgcaGCCGACATGCAGCCGAAATTATCTTTCGGCTGCATGTTGGCAGACTCAGACGTGGACTTCATCATCTCAAGACCGCTAAACATGGCGCGACTGTGAAAAAACGCCTTTCCTCGAGAAATGGCCAAGTGCATTGTTCTCTGTGTGAATGGTGGAAATTTGCTCTCGACACGACGGCGACTGGCGAGGCTCTCAAATGATTTTACATTGCAGAGCCGCTCACAAGGGGCGCACTCCGAAAACAAGGGGATGAAGAAAGTGAAaaacccgagagaaaagaggggagacggtgaggcagaggagactccacgaagacacggagacacaggaggcgAATGCGCGTGTTTTCGATGACTCGCCATCGCAGAAAAGCTGGCAGGAATGCCGTTGCCCACCACCCTCAAAACTCAatgagaggaaagagacgaagttTCGTTTTCTCACTTCCGGTTGCATCttgcgagaagcggcgacgctGTCGCCTCGAGCGGAGAGCTGCATGTGGGTCTTATCCATCTTGACGACGACtgcaggacagagaggcgtgaAGGACCGAAAAACATGGAGAAATGCTACAAATGGTGAAGTCCCCGGCTACGTCGACGCAGGTTCCTTGTTCCCGTACGGCGACAAAGatgaaagagagaagagagtcaACAACGTACTACCTTTAACTCTTGCATGTcacgtcttcgcttctctatatgcatatatacaagAACAGACAAACACACAAATGTATACACTTCATGGTATACATCCACACacgtatacatgtgtacCCAAaacgaatatatatatatatatatatgtatatatatatatatatatatatgatgcTGAATCCCGAGAGCATGTTGAAAGAAGTCACATGTCTTGGCAGCTAAGGTCTGAGACGTGTGTTGTATAGATACTTGAGACTCATTTAGGAGGAATGCAGATGCAGTTTGTGCCTTACTTGattcagagagagagttgaGATAACGGACGAGATCCTGAAGCTCCTTGGATCTGACGACTGCCGTCGCCTCATGCTCTGTGTGCTCGGGGACTTCCAGTTGCTCGGATTCAAcgtcgaggaggcgcacTTCCATCGaccaggtgtctgtacatTTGAggcaagacagaaagaacaagagacgCGCGTGCACGGCAACGCAGCGGCCCGAGGCGGAAAACAGGAACACCTTGAATACGCAGGAACTGGGTAGGACAGGCCtcagaaaagacagagagctCTACACGGAGAAAAGGGCCCGAAAAGAGCGGATTCAAGAATCACCGCCGACGCCGAAAGAGAGCCTAGAACGGGCAACCTCAGTGTCGCCcgacgacgaagcgaggcagaggcggcggcaaCGCCGGGGtaaaaggaaaacggaaaagccccagaggcgaagggacgtttctctccctggagTCGGCGCCGAGATCACCCCCGGAACGGCTCAAACGGCAGGTTGCTCTGCACTTGCTGTGCGCCCTCCACATTGCACTGGGACACTCCCGTCTGTTCAAAAGAGGGCAGCTGCGCATCGGTGCGTTCCTAGGtagcgtttctttctcgtttcaaAACCTTCGATCGCCTTTGTCTCATTGTCGCCTCACCTCCGCTTTCGGGGTCTTCGATGTTGATGTGGAGAATGgtgtcttcttcatcgtcctcgtcgtcgccatgcagggaagagaggtgGACGAGAGTCTCTGCAGATTTGACGGGCTgcaaggcgaggaggaggttCGGAACCGACAAGCCTGCGAATGACACAGACCGAGGCGCTTTTGCATGCGAGAAAGTCTCTCGAAGAGCAGTGGATTTCCAAGCACACCACGAAGCAAAACACGCCAAAACGAGCGAcaaaggagggaaggcgccAAGCGAGGCTctgaggagaaagacacatCCAAGCATCTacgcaggagacaaaggggCTGAAGAAGCCTTCTGGTTCGGCTGTTGCGCGAGAGGCTTCTGTGCCGCGCGCCACGGTGACAGCGTCGCCAGCTTCCGAGACCTCAGTGGCGACGCCCAGCAGAGAGGCTTGCTTTTCGCATCCGAGAGAGAAGTCTCTTTTGAGTACGCGCATGCGTGGGGAATTCCTCACACCAAAATCGATCAAGAGACGCGCAAGTGCAGGAGGCTTCTGTGCACACTCACCGAGTTGGACAGGGCGATCACATCGATATTTGTGGAACAGGTCGACGTCGAGTCTCACGTCGACAACTGCGACATGGCTTCCGTCCATGGAATCGAGAGAAATCCCGCCCGCATTGCAGATGAGGTTCACGTCGGTGACCATCTCCTTCAAGCACTCCATGAGCCGCTTCAGGAGCAGGCCCTCGATCGTGCACTCAAACATCTTggaaacgaaacggaaaagagacaaggcgaCTGGCAAccagacacacacgctgTAAAaaaatgtgtgtgtgtacagacgaaaagagacagacgcacgAAAACAACAGAAGGCAGGCAGGCCGCACACTCTAGGCCGGGGCGCGGGAGTGGCGGCAGGAGACCGTGCGTGTAAACCGGAAAGAGATGGACAGCGTAAGATGCGCTGGAGTCTCTGCTgagaagcaagaaaagaCAGGTGAGTGAAAAAAGTTTGGCAGCGAAGTGGAACAAAAGGTTTAGGATTTTACGTCAGGGGTGTGAAGTCGAGTTTCCGGCGCAGGAAGAGCGACCCGCGAGGAAGTTCCACGCGGCTGATCCAGACGCTTCGTGGCAGAATGGGAGGTTTGCactcctctcgtttttcacGGGGAAAGCAGATGCGatcgcgaggagagaagcgagaaccCTGTCCCACCGGCTCCGCCTTCTACTCCGCAACAGCGAAGAAATGCCGTTGTTCGCCGAGAACGGAATCCTGTCCTCGAAAGAAAGCCGGAGGGACGGCAAGGCCGTTCGAGgttggaaagagaagaaaatcgCGGCAGAGAACTCGGATCCCCGTTTTGAGCATAGAGGCCACAGATACCTCTTGCTACACGGCGGTATGTGTGTACCGCGCGCGAGCGGCAAAAAAGGAAGGGGCCtaggggagagagagaggccggaaGAAGTCGAGGGCGGTGAAGAAAGAAGCTTTTTCAGAGTTGTCAACGTGAGGAGCCAGGCTTTTGCAAGGATTTACACCGCAGGAAAGTGAACCACCGAGATGCTCAAAGCTGAGGGGGCGGGGGATCTGTGTCCCCAGTGTGCCGACAGAGAGTGTGGTGATGAACaagcgagcggcgagagaatAGTCGAGACATGCACCCTGTGAGAGAAATCTGAGGTTCGTCGTGGGCATCGGGTCAGCAAAGTTTTCGGCgacctctcgcgtttccagcTACTGTGAAGGGGAATCCAGGCAGGAAAAAAGGCttggctttctctctttcctcagcCCCCGGCGGGACACCCACCTGCCAAGGGTCAGGACCACCCCTCTCGAAAAACTGCCTGGTCCAACCCCCCACCGCccccctctcgtctccttcctggcAGCTTtcaagagacagaagacacgaGACACACATTTTGTCTTCTGCAGTCGTCGCATGCAGCACGTTGTCCTCCCTTACAAAAATTACATGCAGCTccggggaaggaagagagatagagaaagTGAGTCACAGTGCGTCCTTACGCACCCAAATGCGTTCGTGGCAGTCACCGAGCCCGATTGAGCCTACGCACGGGTCTATGCACCACAAAAAGAGACTGAAGGAGGCTAACCCCGAGCTCCCTTCTTTCACCGAGACCAGCACTTGTCTGCGCTAAACGCGGCGGCTGATCTTCAAGAAGCTAAGACCGGACAGTGAACGAGTTGTGGAAGGAACGCCACTCTCACTCTGCGCCGTATCGGCTAACGAATCAGATACGAGGAAAAAGGATTCGCAAAAGCGATGAGAGGTGTAGAGACAAATCGAGGGCGAACGCGGTGAAGCACgtggcaggaagaagaccagaAGGACAGGCAACTCTAGCGTCGACGACAGTCCAGGGTAGGCTGGTCATTCCGGACGTGACGTGTTGCTGGGAGCGGCGGTAGACTGACAGCCTTCCATGCGCAGGATTTCGAAGCGGCTGTCCAAGGAACACGAAACAGCCAATTTTGTTGGCCTGCGACTCGGAGGCAGTCCCACGTAACTTCACTCGTGCCGAGTTTTGCTG includes the following:
- a CDS encoding helicase, DEAD/DEAH family protein, related, producing MASVPVSSCLPGAPSGLVDWTRHMGEDDSTEVYRFAQWPIERKIVFFWSPLSIAFTNLKPVVPGHVLLVPKRVVPNFRHLTDAEVKDLFASARLVASLLTSKYKADSYAITLQDGRDSGQTVSHVHLHILPRFQGDLERKPGVDREEQKPRTRDDMADEATALREWMVHLSRSKTETYS
- a CDS encoding putative proliferating cell nuclear antigen, which codes for MFECTIEGLLLKRLMECLKEMVTDVNLICNAGGISLDSMDGSHVAVVDVRLDVDLFHKYRCDRPVQLGLSVPNLLLALQPVKSAETLVHLSSLHGDDEDDEEDTILHINIEDPESGDTWSMEVRLLDVESEQLEVPEHTEHEATAVVRSKELQDLVRYLNSLSESIVVKMDKTHMQLSARGDSVAASRKMQPEVRKRNFVSFLSLSFEGGGQRHSCQLFCDGESSKTRAFASCVSVSSWSLLCLTVSPLFSRVFHFLHPLVFGVRPL